In Deltaproteobacteria bacterium, the genomic stretch ACCGAGTCAGACGCATCAACGGTGGATTCAGTTTTATCCCTCACCGTTTCCTGATGGATGGATTTTTGGCCGCGCTGAGTCAAAAAGAGCTCCTTTTATATTTCTTTCTTGTCCTGGTCTCTGATCGCCATGGCCTGTCTTATTACTCCTATGATGCTATTTGCTCGCTACTCAAGCTTACTGTCCATGACTACATGGAAGCCGAAGACGGCCTTATAGAAAAAGACCTGATCGCTTATGACGGCGCTATCTTTCAGGTGCTCGATTTACCCTCCAAACCGGTACAAGCTCTAGCAACGAAACTTCCTCCCATCTCGGATCGGAAACAATACCGCTCTCAGATTAGAGGCCTTATCCAGCAATCCCTTTGGGAGGCTCAAGGTGGGGAATAAGGACAGCCCGATGTTGATGGAAGCGATCCTGGATTATATGCAGTGGGTCAAGTCCGTGGAGGATGATAGAGGCAGCCGCAGCAGCCTGCGGTACACCCGGATCCTGATCGATTTTCTTATTTATGTAATCCATAAGGACATTGCGTGGAAAGAGATGTTTACCTTCGATACGCTTGAAGCCTTTCGAGCCTATAGTGGCTTTAAGGGCGCCTCCCGTGCCATAAGGGCTCTTTCCGATTATCTATTTAGCCAGGGCAGAATCGATGAGCCTATGGAGATTCCTAAACCCCATAGCCCTTTACCCGACATCTATGAACAATACCTTGTCTACCACGAACAGAGTCTACAGGTTGGGTCTAATCACCTCAGGCAGGTAAGAAGGGTGATAGCCACTTTCCATGAATACCTGAAAAGGCACAAGATCGAGCCTTCAGCACTAAAGATCAAGCATCTCGATGCCTTCATGGCAACCTTTAAGGTCTCACAGAATACCCGGAGGATTTACCGTTATTTCTTGCGGGGTTTTTTGAAGTATCTCTATCACGAGCGGAAGATAATTAAAAAAGACCTTGCCCCGCTTCTCATAGGTCCTCCTATGTTTGGTCAGGCCAAACTACCCAAATTTTTGCGGCCTCAACAAGTGCAGAAACTCTTTGCCTCCCTTAATCTCTCTACCCCAACGGATATGCGAACCTATGCCATGATGCACCTGGCTTACTCTTTGGGGCTTAGGCCCGTTGAGATCAGCAGAATCACCCTGGATAATATCTCTTTCAGCGAAGGGGAACTCAGCGTTGCAGAGAGAAAAGGCCAAAACCCTATAACCCTTCCAATCCCGGAGCAGACCATCAAGGCCATTGCCGTCTACCTGGACAAAGGCAGACCCAAGAGTCCATCCAGACACCTTTTCCTGACCCACCAGTTCCCCTACCGCCCCATAAGCGCCACTACGGTGGTTCAATACATCTCAAAGGCGATGAAAGAGGCGGGGCTTCCCTCATCGGCCTACTGGCTCAGGCACACATATGCCCAGAATCTGCTCCATTTGGGTCAGTCCATCTATGAGGTCAAAGAGATGATGGGGCACCAAAACATCCAGTCCACTCATAGATATCTTCACATCAACAATGAGTTTATGAGAAAGACCCTCTTCGATGAAAAACTTTGAAAGTTTCCTTGCCCCTCAACTCAATGAGTATTTGGCCTATCGCCAAAACATGGGTTACAGCATAAAAGTCTCACGGTCCCATCTTCTTATCTTTGATCGATACCTAAAACAAACAAATGCGGAGTGGAAAACCCTTCAGCCCTTCTTCTTTCTCGAGATGAGAGCAAATATCGAGATGGAGTCTCGTGCCATGAACAGTGTGTTCTATTCCATGCGGGTCTTCTTCCAGTTCCTTTTGCGCCGGGACTATGTGGTGGAAAACCCTCTTCAGGATATCCCCCCTCTCAAGGAAAACAGTATTATCCCCTTTGTGTTTTCACCCGCAGAGACAGGTCAGTTTCTTGAGGCTGTCTGTAAAAAGGTACGCAGAAGTGAAAAGCACTTCCTGATGGATCTGGCCATATACATGGCCTTGTTGCTCCTTGCCCGGTGCGGTATGAGAATCTCAG encodes the following:
- a CDS encoding tyrosine-type recombinase/integrase; translated protein: MGNKDSPMLMEAILDYMQWVKSVEDDRGSRSSLRYTRILIDFLIYVIHKDIAWKEMFTFDTLEAFRAYSGFKGASRAIRALSDYLFSQGRIDEPMEIPKPHSPLPDIYEQYLVYHEQSLQVGSNHLRQVRRVIATFHEYLKRHKIEPSALKIKHLDAFMATFKVSQNTRRIYRYFLRGFLKYLYHERKIIKKDLAPLLIGPPMFGQAKLPKFLRPQQVQKLFASLNLSTPTDMRTYAMMHLAYSLGLRPVEISRITLDNISFSEGELSVAERKGQNPITLPIPEQTIKAIAVYLDKGRPKSPSRHLFLTHQFPYRPISATTVVQYISKAMKEAGLPSSAYWLRHTYAQNLLHLGQSIYEVKEMMGHQNIQSTHRYLHINNEFMRKTLFDEKL